A single genomic interval of Lathyrus oleraceus cultivar Zhongwan6 chromosome 7, CAAS_Psat_ZW6_1.0, whole genome shotgun sequence harbors:
- the LOC127103910 gene encoding senescence-specific cysteine protease SAG39: MVSNNQKQYMCVLFLILALNITNVMSRKLQQSTSSPSLEERHEQWMTEYSKVYNDDAEKDKRFMIFKDNVEFIESFNDANNKPYKLSVNHLADLTLDEFKASRNGYKKRSSTTELTSTSFMYEDVTSIPASVDWRVKGAVTPIKDQGQCGSCWAFSTVAATEGINQITTGKLVSLSEQELVDCDTKGEDQGCEGGLMEDGFEFIIKNGGITSETNYPYKATDGSCNTATTVPVAKIKGYEKVPVNSEDALLKAVANQPISVSIDASDSSFMFYSHGIYTGECGTELDHGVTAVGYGSANGTDYWLVKNSWGTVWGEKGYIRMQRGIAAKEGLCGIAMDSSFPTA, encoded by the exons ATGGTTTCTAACAACCAAAAACAATACATGTGTGTTCTGTTCCTCATCCTTGCTCTCAATATCACCAATGTAATGTCCCGAAAGCTGCAACAATCAACATCATCACCATCCTTAGAAGAAAGACACGAGCAATGGATGACAGAATATAGCAAAGTGTATAATGATGATGCTGAGAAAGACAAACGTTTCATGATATTCAAGGACAATGTTGAATTCATTGAATCATTCAATGATGCCAACAACAAACCTTACAAACTAAGTGTTAATCACCTTGCTGATTTGACTCTTGACGAATTTAAAGCTTCTCGTAATGGTTACAAAAAGAGGTCTTCTACTACTGAGTTAACTTCAACATCATTTATGTATGAAGATGTTACTTCTATTCCAGCATCTGTAGATTGGAGGGTAAAAGGAGCTGTTACTCCAATCAAGGACCAAGGTCAATGTG GGAGTTGCTGGGCATTTTCAACTGTTGCTGCAACTGAAGGTATCAACCAAATAACAACAGGTAAACTAGTATCTCTCTCAGAACAAGAGCTAGTTGATTGTGACACAAAAGGTGAAGACCAAGGTTGTGAAGGAGGTTTAATGGAAGATGGTTTTGAATTTATCATTAAAAATGGTGGAATCACAAGTGAGACTAACTATCCTTATAAAGCAACTGATGGAAGTTGTAACACTGCAACAACCGTTCCTGTTGCTAAGATTAAAGGATACGAGAAAGTTCCGGTTAACAGTGAGGATGCACTTCTCAAAGCTGTGGCTAACCAACCAATATCAGTTTCTATTGATGCTAGTGATTCAAGTTTCATGTTTTATTCGCATGGAATTTATACAGGAGAATGCGGAACTGAGTTAGATCATGGCGTTACTGCTGTTGGTTATGGAAGTGCAAATGGTACTGACTATTGGTTGGTTAAGAATTCATGGGGAACAGTGTGGGGTGAGAAAGGATACATTAGGATGCAAAGAGGTATAGCTGCTAAGGAAGGCTTGTGTGGCATTGCCATGGATTCTTCATTTCCAACTGCTTAA